A single region of the Silene latifolia isolate original U9 population chromosome 8, ASM4854445v1, whole genome shotgun sequence genome encodes:
- the LOC141597015 gene encoding lysine-specific histone demethylase 1 homolog 1, with translation MDPSTQTPPSPVSPPPPIPDTFDNKPNDASAEAEANTTTANDAANVTSDDVSTPSNPLYPPTPPPPDDDTTTTTTSEISKRRRKRKHYPGGTISMVLRPHSSSSYHHHLTLPRRRRRRNTTTAPTTTTTDAPTPLDLHALIALSVGFPVDSLTDDEIHASVIPTLSSPLQSHYISVRNLILSSWRSDVQTLLTPSHILPSVAPHLLPVVDPAFDFLVSHGFVNFGLAPDIKNATLSTNIGNADVNVVVVGAGLAGLCAARQLRAMGFKVVVLEGRGRPGGRVRTRKMEGGGVVGAADLGGSVLTGINGNPLGVLARQLGFPLHKVRDICPLYLPDGSAVDSEVDSRIETVFNKLLDRVCKLRQVMMEEIKCVDVSLGTALEAFRKVFSVGSSDVVERMLFNWHLANLEYANASLLNSLSMAFWDQDDPYEMGGDHCFIPGGNERFIRALAEDLPIFYDRTVETIRYGVDGVLVCAGGQEFRADMVLCTVPLGVLKRDDIEFVPPLPQKKRDAIERLGFGLLNKVAMLFPYNFWGGDIDTFGHLSEDPASRGEFFLFYSYSSVSGGPLLVALVAGEAAIEFEKKSPVDSVERVMDILRGIFHPKGVDVPDPVQAVCTRWGQDRFTYGSYSYVAIGASGDDYDILAEPIGSGRVFFAGEATNRQYPATMHGAFLSGMREAANILRAAKRRSPNLADDDAGVKDSSEGSEDLDNLFSKPDLRFGNVSVLFDPGSDDPESHSLLRVEFHSEKLENGCLYLYGLLSRYQALELSKVDGDADRLKILNQQFGLRLVGKRGLCCSAESLVARIRSKDVPMMDPDM, from the coding sequence ATGGACCCGTCCACCCAAACACCGCCCTCTCCCGTATCTCCGCCTCCTCCCATCCCTGACACCTTCGACAACAAACCGAACGATGCCTCCGCCGAAGCCGAAGCCAACACCACCACTGCCAATGACGCCGCAAACGTCACCTCAGACGACGTCTCAACCCCATCAAACCCCCTTTACCCACCCACTCCACCTCCCCCAGAcgacgacaccaccaccaccaccacctccgaaATATCTAAACGCCGCCGTAAACGCAAACATTACCCCGGTGGCACAATCTCCATGGTCCTCCGCCCTCATTCTTCCTCCTCATATCATCACCATCTCACTCTCCCTCGCCGACGTCGTCGCCGCAACACCACCACCGcacccaccaccacaacaaccgaCGCACCAACTCCTCTCGACCTCCACGCTCTCATCGCTCTATCCGTCGGATTCCCAGTTGACTCCCTTACCGACGACGAAATCCACGCCTCCGTCATCCCAACCCTCTCTTCGCCGCTTCAATCTCACTACATCTCCGTCCGCAACCTCATTCTCTCCTCCTGGCGTTCCGATGTGCAAACCCTCTTAACCCCCTCCCACATCCTCCCCTCCGTCGCCCCACACCTTCTCCCAGTTGTCGATCCCGCTTTCGACTTCCTCGTCTCCCACGGCTTCGTCAATTTCGGCCTTGCCCCGGATATCAAGAACGCTACTCTTTCTACTAACATTGGCAATGCTGATGTTAATGTCGTGGTGGTTGGGGCGGGACTGGCGGGATTGTGTGCGGCACGTCAGCTGAGGGCGATGGGGTTTAAGGTCGTGGTTTTGGAAGGGAGGGGGCGCCCTGGGGGACGGGTTAGGACAAGGAAGATGGAAGGGGGAGGGGTCGTGGGTGCGGCTGATTTAGGGGGGAGTGTCTTGACGGGGATTAATGGGAACCCGCTCGGGGTTTTGGCTAGGCAATTGGGGTTTCCGTTGCATAAGGTTAGGGATATTTGCCCTCTTTATTTGCCTGATGGTAGCGCTGTTGATAGCGAGGTTGATTCTAGGATTGAGACTGTGTTTAATAAGTTGTTAGATAGGGTTTGTAAGCTTAGGCAGGTTATGATGGAGGAGATTAAGTGTGTCGATGTTTCGTTAGGGACTGCTTTGGAGGCGTTTAGGAAGGTTTTTAGTGTTGGGAGTAGTGATGTCGTTGAGAGGATGTTGTTTAATTGGCATTTGGCCAATTTGGAGTATGCTAATGCTTCGTTATTGAACAGTTTGTCTATGGCGTTTTGGGATCAAGATGATCCGTATGAGATGGGTGGGGATCATTGTTTTATTCCCGGTGGGAATGAGAGGTTTATTCGAGCGTTGGCCGAGGATTTGCCTATCTTTTATGATAGGACTGTGGAGACTATTAGGTATGGGGTTGATGGGGTGTTGGTTTGTGCTGGTGGGCAGGAGTTTAGGGCTGACATGGTGCTTTGTACCGTGCCTTTAGGGGTTTTAAAAAGGGATGATATTGAGTTTGTGCCTCCTTTGCCTCAGAAGAAGAGGGATGCTATTGAAAGGTTAGGGTTTGGATTGCTGAATAAGGTTGCCATGTTATTTCCATACAACTTTTGGGGTGGAGATATCGACACGTTTGGGCATTTGTCCGAAGATCCTGCTAGTAGGGGTGAATTCTTTTTGTTCTATAGCTACTCCTCTGTGTCCGGTGGGCCCTTGCTGGTGGCCCTTGTAGCTGGGGAGGCTGCCATTGAGTTTGAGAAGAAGTCTCCAGTGGATTCCGTGGAGAGGGTTATGGACATCTTGAGGGGGATATTTCACCCAAAGGGTGTGGATGTTCCTGACCCGGTTCAGGCAGTCTGCACCCGGTGGGGACAAGACCGGTTCACGTATGGCTCCTACTCTTATGTAGCAATTGGGGCGTCTGGGGATGATTACGATATCCTAGCCGAACCCATTGGGAGCGGGAGGGTCTTCTTTGCCGGAGAGGCTACTAACCGGCAGTATCCTGCCACCATGCATGGCGCTTTTCTAAGCGGTATGAGGGAAGCTGCCAATATACTACGTGCCGCCAAGAGGAGGTCACCAAATCTTGCTGATGATGATGCAGGAGTTAAAGATAGTTCAGAGGGCAGTGAAGATTTGGATAATCTATTTTCGAAACCCGACTTACGATTTGGGAATGTCTCTGTATTGTTTGATCCAGGATCAGATGATCCTGAATCTCATTCATTATTAAGGGTTGAGTTCCACAGTGAGAAACTAGAAAATGGTTGTCTGTATTTGTATGGTCTGCTATCCAGGTATCAAGCCCTGGAACTAAGCAAGGTGGATGGTGATGCGGATAGGTTAAAAATTCTAAATCAGCAGTTTGGACTGCGGTTAGTTGGAAAAAGAGGATTATGTTGTAGTGCAGAATCACTCGTAGCTCGCATTAGAAGCAAAGATGTACCAATGATGGATCCTGATATGTGA